The Gemella haemolysans genome includes a region encoding these proteins:
- a CDS encoding helix-turn-helix transcriptional regulator yields the protein MRSSLKKIERIMDILDLNGDVLSYKYTDEEIRFDLGEEQLSSIFSRFIKRNLPKIKEGLHAGKLVKCQSGLGISCLFIPSDNEDDFYLITPFLEYLIPTKLFQESLTKYGASISELICDIYFSLPITPRKKFNYLVELLVEDENVDFLDAIVLIEDSSVKNVRRTSSRKNTYLNSILESEVKFKHEILQAVVEGNISRVNMLFDLRRRNHGVEECHIDQGVNVRRRKSYNMNDLLRYALEQHNDDFLGIEELWVKIKNKLDNYDLSEDVIRSYCLLVDRNKYKDKQAVVRNCIAYINDRISEKISLDNVSDYLGVNKSYLSSIFNKDMGISIVDYIHDKRISNACYLLANTDFSISEVADYIGYFDTSYFIRIFKTLVKMTPLKYRESLSKR from the coding sequence ATGAGAAGTTCATTAAAGAAAATTGAGCGAATTATGGATATTCTGGATTTAAATGGAGATGTGTTATCATATAAATATACAGATGAAGAAATACGTTTTGACTTAGGTGAAGAACAATTAAGCAGTATTTTTAGTAGATTTATTAAGAGAAATCTTCCTAAGATTAAAGAGGGGTTACATGCTGGGAAACTTGTGAAATGCCAAAGTGGATTAGGGATTTCATGTTTATTTATTCCGAGTGATAATGAAGATGATTTCTATTTAATTACTCCTTTCTTAGAATATTTAATACCAACTAAATTATTCCAAGAGTCATTAACAAAATATGGTGCAAGTATCAGTGAATTAATATGTGATATATATTTTTCATTACCAATTACACCAAGAAAAAAATTCAACTATTTAGTAGAATTATTAGTAGAAGATGAAAATGTAGACTTCTTAGATGCTATTGTTTTAATTGAAGATTCTAGTGTGAAAAATGTAAGAAGAACATCATCTAGAAAAAATACATACTTAAATAGCATTCTAGAGAGTGAAGTTAAGTTTAAACATGAAATTTTACAAGCTGTAGTAGAAGGTAATATTTCTCGTGTTAATATGCTTTTTGACTTACGTCGTAGAAATCACGGAGTAGAAGAATGCCACATTGATCAAGGTGTTAACGTTCGTCGTAGAAAATCATATAATATGAATGATTTATTACGTTATGCTCTTGAACAACACAATGATGATTTCTTAGGAATTGAAGAATTATGGGTTAAAATTAAAAATAAACTTGATAACTATGACTTATCAGAAGATGTTATTAGAAGTTACTGTCTGTTAGTTGATAGAAATAAATATAAAGATAAACAAGCTGTGGTTCGAAATTGTATAGCTTATATCAATGACCGAATTTCTGAAAAAATCAGTTTAGATAATGTTAGTGATTATCTAGGTGTTAATAAGAGTTATCTTTCTTCTATCTTTAATAAAGATATGGGAATTAGTATTGTAGATTATATTCACGATAAACGTATATCTAACGCGTGCTATTTATTAGCGAATACTGATTTTTCAATTTCAGAAGTTGCAGATTATATTGGGTACTTCGATACAAGTTATTTCATTAGAATATTTAAAACACTAGTGAAAATGACACCTCTTAAATATAGAGAGTCATTATCTAAAAGATAA
- a CDS encoding ABC transporter ATP-binding protein, with protein sequence MTNSEKNKDLLSNDELAKNSKKSDDYSNLLEKIRKQVDIENSSTYTRKTHNERENLEETVIIPTVTEEVTDEYAETVVLDKNELVQAIKKEEALVGKKVEKVEEKPVVLEVLGLKKRIGLKTIVEDITFDMREGEIIGLLGPNGSGKTTIMRMMVGLTKKSKGDVYCFEKPLGLGRTAMLKEVGAMIETPEFYNYMSGWANLKQIARVCGKKVTRARMKELVEFVGLSKVIRKKVKTYSLGMRQRLGLAQALLNDPKVLILDEPVNGLDPQGVQDFRNKLKEIAATGVSILISSHLLDEIEKVSDRVIVIEKGKIIADDKLENLVADEVIKTLISTHDVEKTERLVRELGVRYELSKDGFVFENLSREEKSRIITYLVTNNVELETIRELTTSLEDRFLQITGGERK encoded by the coding sequence ATGACAAATTCAGAAAAAAATAAAGATTTATTAAGTAATGATGAATTGGCAAAAAATAGTAAAAAATCAGATGATTATTCAAACCTGCTTGAAAAAATAAGAAAGCAAGTTGATATAGAGAATTCTTCTACTTATACTAGAAAGACTCATAATGAACGAGAAAATCTTGAAGAAACAGTGATTATACCAACTGTTACAGAAGAAGTAACTGATGAGTATGCCGAAACAGTTGTACTAGATAAAAATGAGCTAGTGCAAGCAATAAAGAAAGAAGAAGCGTTAGTAGGGAAAAAAGTAGAAAAAGTTGAGGAAAAACCTGTAGTATTAGAGGTATTAGGACTTAAAAAACGTATTGGATTAAAAACAATTGTTGAAGACATTACATTCGACATGCGTGAAGGTGAGATAATTGGATTACTAGGGCCTAATGGAAGTGGTAAAACTACAATTATGAGAATGATGGTAGGGTTAACTAAAAAATCAAAAGGTGATGTCTATTGTTTTGAAAAACCTTTAGGTTTAGGAAGAACTGCTATGCTTAAAGAAGTTGGAGCGATGATTGAAACACCTGAATTTTATAATTATATGTCAGGTTGGGCTAACTTAAAACAAATTGCACGTGTATGTGGTAAAAAAGTAACAAGAGCACGTATGAAAGAACTAGTAGAGTTCGTTGGTTTAAGTAAAGTAATTAGAAAGAAAGTTAAAACTTATTCTTTAGGTATGCGTCAACGTTTAGGGTTAGCTCAAGCATTGCTAAATGATCCTAAAGTTCTTATCCTTGATGAACCGGTAAATGGATTAGATCCTCAAGGAGTTCAAGATTTTCGTAATAAACTTAAAGAAATAGCTGCAACTGGTGTATCGATATTAATTTCATCTCATTTATTAGATGAAATTGAAAAAGTTTCTGATAGAGTTATCGTTATCGAAAAAGGTAAAATTATTGCTGATGATAAATTAGAAAACCTAGTAGCAGATGAAGTTATTAAAACATTAATTTCAACTCATGATGTGGAAAAAACAGAAAGATTAGTAAGAGAATTAGGTGTCAGATATGAACTGTCTAAAGATGGATTCGTATTTGAAAACCTAAGTCGTGAAGAAAAATCTCGTATTATTACATATCTAGTAACTAATAATGTTGAATTAGAGACAATTCGTGAATTAACAACATCATTAGAGGATCGATTCCTACAAATCACAGGAGGGGAGAGAAAATAA
- a CDS encoding ABC transporter permease, with product MKLLINEFIKDYKKKTTWLYFLLSFGIILLNSYIAKRQFEDGVDAVKILSGITVVAGSVAMVFSLIMLANNLSQEYSKGTIKFLYTRPKSRSAILTAKIVLAFINYIIFLVVGTVFDFVTKNYVFFKNKIGLNHLNDTIEEGYFGRTVVKQIIITNLADLAVYIFFVAMVVLVCVVFKTQILSLVLVMLSLLGTGLIQSLTIFAVSKFSWAKYHMFDVPLFSSYYSSEAGRHTVKELFKFDNANALIIMLVAYSFVFFVISYIVNARRDITID from the coding sequence ATGAAATTATTAATAAATGAATTTATAAAAGATTATAAAAAGAAAACTACATGGTTATATTTCTTACTGTCATTTGGAATTATTTTATTAAATAGTTATATTGCTAAAAGACAGTTTGAAGATGGAGTAGATGCGGTAAAAATACTTAGTGGAATAACAGTTGTTGCGGGTTCAGTAGCTATGGTATTCTCACTAATTATGTTAGCAAACAACTTATCTCAAGAATACTCAAAAGGAACTATTAAGTTCTTATATACAAGACCAAAATCACGTTCTGCAATACTTACTGCTAAAATAGTATTAGCATTTATCAACTATATTATTTTCCTAGTAGTAGGAACAGTATTTGATTTTGTGACTAAAAACTATGTATTCTTCAAAAATAAAATAGGGTTAAATCATTTAAATGATACTATAGAAGAAGGATACTTCGGAAGAACAGTTGTTAAACAAATAATTATAACAAATTTAGCTGATTTAGCAGTGTATATCTTCTTTGTAGCCATGGTAGTGTTAGTTTGTGTAGTATTCAAAACTCAAATTCTATCATTAGTATTAGTTATGCTATCACTTTTAGGAACTGGATTAATTCAATCATTAACAATATTTGCAGTTTCAAAATTCTCATGGGCAAAATATCACATGTTTGATGTGCCTTTATTTAGCTCATATTATTCAAGTGAAGCAGGTCGTCACACTGTAAAAGAATTGTTTAAGTTTGACAATGCAAATGCGTTAATTATTATGTTAGTAGCATATAGTTTTGTATTCTTTGTAATTTCATATATTGTAAATGCAAGACGCGATATCACAATAGATTAG